A single Kwoniella bestiolae CBS 10118 chromosome 6, complete sequence DNA region contains:
- a CDS encoding 6-phosphogluconolactonase, whose amino-acid sequence MPQTSAPPVLYSFDDVPHLQNSLANFILKAQTDAIQHRGVFTIALSGGSLPNNLKPLVDVKEIQWDKWQVFFADERIVPLDHPESNYAACSKAFLDLVPIKKEQIHTLNTELFREQTRIDPTAEIKKEEEDDAENEAVEIADDYEKQLVNTFAGANAARYPTFDLILLGMGPDGHTCSLFPGHELLSENDRWVAEIQDSPKPPSRRITFTYPVLNHAFRCAFVASGEGKQEMLSKILDKPEEGLPCSRVRPTSPGLVFWFVDHAASGQVKYPKTEYKWIQKATDDDLITGERKRMKEEMDAAVEAADH is encoded by the exons ATGCCTCAAACATCCGCTCCACCAGTGCTCTACTCATTCGACGACGTCCCTCACCTCCAGAACTCACTCGCCAACTTCATCCTAAAAGCCCAAACAGATGCCATCCAACATCGAGGGGTATTCACCATCGCACTTTCAGGTGGGTCCCTGCCCAACAACTTGAAACCTCTTGTCGACGTTAAGGAGATCCAATGGGATAAATGGCAAGTATTCTTCGCGGACGAGCGGATCGTTCCCCTAGATCACCCCGAATCAAACTATGCTGCCTGTTCGAAAGCATTTTTGGATTTAGTACCAATCAAGAAGGAGCAGATTCATACTCTCAACACCGAGTTATTTAGGGAACAAACCCGGATCGACCCCACAGCTGAGAtaaagaaggaggaagaggatgatgcggAGAATGAGGCTGTGGAAATTGCGGATGATTATGAGAAACAACTTGTCAACACCTTCGCGGGGGCCAATGCGGCTCGATACCCCAcgtttgatctgatcttgtTGGGTATGGGTCCAGACGGTCATACCTGCTCGCTCTTCCCTGGACATGAGCTGTTATCGGAGAATGATAGATGGGTGGCTGAGATTCAAGATAGTCCGAAACCACCTAGCAGGAGAATTACTTTTAC CTACCCAGTCCTCAACCACGCTTTCAGATGTGCCTTCGTAGCTTCCGGAGAAGGCAAGCAAGAGATGTTATCGAAGATCTTGGATAAGCCAGAGGAGGGATTACCATGTTCGAGGGTCAGGCCCACGTC CCCCGGTCTCGTATTCTGGTTCGTAGATCACGCGGCCTCTGGTCAAGTAAAATACCCTAAAACAGAGTACAAGTGGATCCAAAAAGCCACTGACGACGACTTGATCACCGGTGAGAGGAAACGaatgaaggaggagatggacgcTGCGGTCGAGGCGGCCGATCACTAG